Proteins co-encoded in one Synechococcus elongatus PCC 6301 genomic window:
- a CDS encoding YraN family protein codes for MAAWCRDRRLEVLAERWHCRWGELDLVTQEDSALRFIEVKTRRQTGWDQSGLLAIGPAKQRCLSRAAACYLASLGNQAAVACRFDVALVRYRSEPSAAAVKVAAWGQGYLELWCYLPDAFSAVESGWWDCG; via the coding sequence GTGGCTGCTTGGTGCCGCGATCGCCGGCTGGAAGTTCTGGCAGAGCGCTGGCATTGCCGCTGGGGCGAACTCGACTTGGTGACTCAAGAGGACTCAGCGCTTCGCTTCATCGAGGTCAAAACTCGACGTCAGACCGGTTGGGATCAGTCGGGGTTACTGGCCATCGGCCCAGCCAAGCAACGCTGTCTTAGTCGTGCTGCAGCTTGCTATCTCGCCAGTTTAGGAAACCAGGCAGCTGTTGCCTGTCGCTTTGATGTTGCCTTGGTTCGCTATCGTTCAGAGCCCTCTGCAGCAGCAGTCAAGGTCGCGGCTTGGGGCCAAGGCTATCTAGAACTCTGGTGCTATCTGCCTGATGCCTTTAGCGCCGTCGAGTCAGGCTGGTGGGATTGCGGCTGA